The genomic window CGTCGAGGAGGTGTCCGAGCACGCGGCCGCGGCCGGCGAGCTCGCGCCGTGGGACGTGCCCGGGAGTCAGCTCCGACCGGATGGATGGCAGTCCGCGTCCCGAGCTCGGCGGGGCTGGTACGCGCCCGCCCACCAGGGCGCGGCGACCACGACTCGGCAGGCGGAGATCGTGGCCACCGCGCACTTCGGGGCACCGACGGGGTTCGATGGCATCGTGAACGGCCGCGACACGTTGACGCGCACCGCTTTCGCCCACGACCCGATCACGGCCTACCGCCGCACGCCCCGCGGTCTCACGTCCCCGAACGTCATCGTCCTGGGTCAGACGGGATCGGGGAAGTCCTCGTGGACGACGTGCAACCTCATCATGAAGCCGTTGATGCTTCGCAAGCGGCGCGCGGTCGTGTGCTCCAAGAAGGATCGGGGCGGCGAGTGTGAGCATGCCGAGACCACGCGGCAGCTGGGGAACGAGCCGTTCCGGTTCCTCGCCAACGGTGCGCAGGGCGAGGGCCGAGTCATCAACCTCATGGACCCGGCGATCGTGCGCGTCGTCGATGGGATCCAAGGGCAGAAGCTCATGCTGGACACGGCGATCCAGCTCCAACGGCACCGCAGCAGCGGGACGGTCGCCTCGGTGGAGGAGGCCGGCTGGGAGGACCAGGCGCTCCGACTTGCGCTCCGCTCGCTGCTCGCTGACCACGAGGACACGCGGACGCCGACCCTCGCTGATCTGTCGGCACGGCTCGGCGCCGTCGACCCTGACCGTGGGGACTACTCCCTCCGGTCTCGCGAGCGGCTGCACCAGGCCGGCCTCTCGATCAGTCACGTGCTGAACGACCTCCTCGAGACCTACGGCGGTGTGTTCGATGGCGAGACGAGCTCGGAGGTCGACCTCACGCACAAGCTCACGACGTTCGACATCTCCCAGCTCCCCTCCGACGGCGCCGTGATCCCCATCGTCATGGCCGCGGCGAACATGTGGATGCTGGGCCGGATCAAGGACGAGGCCGGCTGGGCGACGAACGTGATCTACGAGGAGGGCTGGCACATGATCGGCGGCCCGTCCGTCGGCCTCATCCAGTCGAACGAGAAGCTGTCTCGATCGCTCGGCATGTCGAACATCTTCATCATGCACAAGGGCTCGGATATCCCGCCGGAGTCCGCCGGTGTGACCGTGATCCAGGAGGCGCAGACGGCCTACATCTTCCGCCAGGAGCACGAGCAGGATGCCGCGTGGGCGCAGCGGACGTTCAACCTCGATCAGGACACCACGAAGGTCCTGATGGGGCTTGGGACGGGGCACTGCATCGCGAAGATCGCGGACATGCCCGAGACCGAGGTCGAGCACCTCCGCTCCGAGTGGGAGAAGGAGCTGACCGACAGCGACCAGGCGATGATGGGCGACTCCGCGGACGCCCTCGGGCACTGACTGGCGGACATGCGATGAAGAAGCTCCTGGCCGTGACCGCCGCGGGGGTCTGCGTCGTGTTCGCCGCGATCGTCGGCATGGTCTCCGTCGTGTTCGCCGCGCCAGGAGGCGGAGCCGGCTGCACGGTCGGGTCGGCCAGCATCGACGCCGCGAAGGCACACGATCCCGTCGCCGGCTACTCCGGCGACCAGCTCGTCAACGCCGCGAGCATCATCAACGCGGGCGCCGCGCTCGGCGTGAGCTCACAGGGACAGATCGTCGGGGTAATGACCGCCATGGGCGAGTCCGGCCTACGGAACATCGAGTACGGGGACGCGGCCGGCCCGGACTCCCGCGGCCTGTTCCAGCAGCGCGACACGTGGGGCACGCTGGAGCAGCGCATGAACCCCGCGCAGGCAGCCACGTTCTTCTTCGAGCGCCTGGTGAAGGTCCCCAACTGGCCGTCGATGACGCCCACGGCCGCCGCTCACGCCGTGCAGCGGAACCAGGAGGCGGACCACTACACGCGCTGGTTCGAGCCGGCACAGGCCGTCGTGAGCGCCCTTACGGGCTCGGACACGGCGTGCACGGCGGCCGCGGCCGCCACTGTCTCCGGCAACGCGCAGCAGCTCGCGCAGCACCTCGTCGACCTCACGAACCAGGGCGCGATCACGTGGCTGTCGCCCTCGCACTTCCCCGAGGTGCAGGCCATCGCGGCCGGACAGCCGAAGCCGAACTGCGGCATCGACACCCGGGTCCTCCAGGTCATCACCGTCGCCACGCAGACGTTCCGGTCCATCGGGATCTCCGACATCAACCGCCTGTGCAGCGGGCAGCGGCCAGGGGCCGGTGATGCGTCCGCGCACGTGGTCAACGGTGGCGGCCACGCCGTCGACTTCTACGCCTTCGACGGCACCCCCACCACAGGCGCCGACCCGAACGCGATCAAGCTCCTCCGCGCCCTCGCGCCCGTCATGCCCGACGGATCCGGCGTCGGCCAGTCCGATTGCCGTGCGAGCGCCGGCACGAGTCTCGACCTGCCGATGAAGCAGTTCCCCGACACCTGCAACCACCAGCACGTCCAAGTCGACCCGTGGGGCGA from Clavibacter michiganensis subsp. insidiosus includes these protein-coding regions:
- a CDS encoding ATP/GTP-binding protein, with translation MSGRQAKAQRVAAIVDTEQEVIAPQRRASRLTRVPIVNRFLPPEAFVSDVEEVSEHAAAAGELAPWDVPGSQLRPDGWQSASRARRGWYAPAHQGAATTTRQAEIVATAHFGAPTGFDGIVNGRDTLTRTAFAHDPITAYRRTPRGLTSPNVIVLGQTGSGKSSWTTCNLIMKPLMLRKRRAVVCSKKDRGGECEHAETTRQLGNEPFRFLANGAQGEGRVINLMDPAIVRVVDGIQGQKLMLDTAIQLQRHRSSGTVASVEEAGWEDQALRLALRSLLADHEDTRTPTLADLSARLGAVDPDRGDYSLRSRERLHQAGLSISHVLNDLLETYGGVFDGETSSEVDLTHKLTTFDISQLPSDGAVIPIVMAAANMWMLGRIKDEAGWATNVIYEEGWHMIGGPSVGLIQSNEKLSRSLGMSNIFIMHKGSDIPPESAGVTVIQEAQTAYIFRQEHEQDAAWAQRTFNLDQDTTKVLMGLGTGHCIAKIADMPETEVEHLRSEWEKELTDSDQAMMGDSADALGH